GGTATGACCCATATCTTGAAACGCATCGGCATTGATGATGATTGCATAGGTGGTTTGCTCGGAATCCACCGCAACAAAAGTGCCCCTCCTTCAGATACCTCCTTCGATACCGATTTGGCGAGACGGGCGCACTCTATTTATGCCCGAGATTTTGAAACTCTCGGTTATGAAGAAGATTCATGGAAAGGTCTTTAGATTATTCTCCCGGAGGCCAAGGCCTTTGCAATTACCTCTGACTTATTCGGGGCAATAAATCAGATACGAAGTTAATAGATGCGTGGCAGCTGAGGAGAATCCTTCTCATTGCATGGTTTCCCAATCACGACCGCTAATCTACTTTGTCGGCGTGGTGGCGGGAGGTTGCACCACCAATCCGCTGCCATTCTGTCGGGTCGTGTGCACGACGATGCTCATGGACTCCATTCGCTGATCACCTGCAGAGGAAAATTTCACTTTCGGTTGCGCAGCCGCCCACGCCTCCGGACCCACGTCCTTCATCTCGTGGACAAACACAAATGTGCCGAGCTTGTTACCTATGACTAAATCCCGGAGGCCATCCCCGTTCACGTCTCCGGTGCCAATCTGGCGCCCCACGCCGGAATGGTCGTCTATCAGATTTGGAACCCAATCGACTGAATGGTCAGCGTTGCGCACCAATTTGAACCAGTAGAGCACACCTTCCTCACTGGGGCCGGGTGCAAGAGCCTGACCGTGCGCCCAGTAGCAATTGCCGGTGATGAGGTCCTGGAGTCCGTCACCGTCCACGTCGAAAAACTCGACCGCGTGCAATTCAGGAAACGCAATGCCATATCGATTCTCGTCCGGATTCTTGTGCATGAATACATGGGAGCGCCATAGCGGTGAGCCGGACGCATCTTTTTCCGCAAGTTGCTCGTGCCAGGCGAGACCATAACCATGCGCTGCAAGCGCGGTCACCACATCCGCCCGACCATCGCCATTGACGTCGTAAGCATACATTTGCGCGGCGGCGGGAGCGAACTGGATGCTGTGCAATTTCCAGGCGGGATTCTCCTTGAGAGAGGACGGTTGCTCAAACCAGCCGTCCTTGAAAATCAAATCCAGTCTACCGTCTCCGTTCACGTCGCCCAGGCCGAGACCGTGGGTGAACCGGGGCCAGTCACCGCTCGCAGTTATAGGTGTGAATTTCCAAAGTGCAGTGGGATTCGTCCAGTCCGGGGAGGCATAACCGAAGTCGCCTTCGTAGTTGCAGACGATTTCCGGTTTCCCGTCGCCAGTGATGTCAGTGAAAGTTGGGGATTCGTTGTCCACATGCTCGAGCACGGTATGTCGTTCCCAGTGCTGTTCCGCGCCCTGCGGATTGAGGTATAGATATGCCGGTGTGTTAGGCAGGCCGTAGGTCAGCACATCGTTCCAACCATCACCGTTCAGGTCATAAACGAAGGCAAAAAAATTGTTGGTTGAATAGGCATTCTTGCTCCCGAAATCGCCCTCGAAACCGGGAAACTCGACTTCCTTTCCGTGCTTTGTCGTCTTCGTTCTCTGCGTCGCCGGATAAATTTCGTGTCGCTTCGTGAAGCCCGGTCCCTCCCACCAATACGGACCGGAGATGGCATCCGTATGGCCATCGTGGTTCAGGTCGCCGAGCGCTGCCCCTTCACTCCAGTAATATTCATCAAGGTGCAGTCGCTTGAACGAGTGCAACGTTTGTTCCGCGGTTGCCAGCGGAATGGCAACGACACAAAACAGCCCGACAGACAGGGGTAGTGGGTTCATGCCCTGATTTCTGGTAAGTTTTGCCGGAAAGGTCAAGCACCGGGGGTACCCGAAGTCTCCGTCGTACCTAAAGCACGAGTGGGAACAGCCAAAGGGGTGCGACAGGAATAAACCGGAAACATCGGTTACAGTTTCAAAGGCTTGAAGTGGGCAAACTGAAAGAAAGTCGATCCGCGATCCCTATTTTTGATAGCAGTTCAAGACATGACTTATGGATGTTGCCCTGGAAGAGGAAGTGGCTCGACTACGGCGCGATTATTTCAGCATCGGGAGCTTTCACATTGTTTGCAAACAGGTGACATTCACCGTCTTTGTAGGCAAAGAAATTAAGCGCCTCACCCGGTCGCGAGCGTACCAACCCTGAGAAGCCAGCTCGGTTCGTCCGGGTCAACAGGTTATCAAACCAGTTCGCCTCTAGATGTTTCGCCACATCAGGACGATCCGTTCCGGTAGCACCTAACCCTACCACCACTCCAGAGGCATTGGTAATAACCACCCACTGGGCTTCCCGTTCTCCTTTTGGTCCGAGCCTTACCCAACCTTGTATGATATCAAACTCAGGGTCACCTTCTCTACTATCGAAGCTGTCTACAAACCCGATGCATTGAGGCGCGGTCCCGGTTGAAGGATCAGTTTTATATGCATCTGGAAGGGGTTTACTTATCCAGGTAAGAATATTGACAGGTGGAGAATGACCGTGGTGCTTGATATAAAAGGGCCACACATGATTGTTGATTTTTTCAAGAACGGGAGACAGTCCGCGATGAATGGGTTTGGTTCCAAAGGCCGCAGCAATCGCTCCATCTTTGATCATGAACTGCCTACTGCGCAAGCCGTCGTCGAACAAAAAGGAGGCACTCGCTAATCCAAGGATCCCCAATAGATATGCAAGCAAAACAAGCTTCTTACCGTTACTCAAAATTGGAGTGAAAAGCGGAAACAATCCAGGCAGCGCAATGATGAACAAGGTGGGAATGAGCATGTATCTTGAAGCGAGACCACTACGCCCCAATCCAGTCATGAGACCTACGCCAACACAAAACAAACATACCAACAAGCTTCGCAATTGGCGATCATCAAGGACCTGTCGTTGAATGTACGCCCGGTAACAGGAAAAGGTGAATACAGCAAGAAACAGATAACCCACAATGTAAGTGAGAGCATTCCCAATCCCAACGAAAACCAAGGGAGACGCTAACAGAAGCGCGGCGTAATTTACGATCGCAATGGGATCAAATAATGATTCGAGCGGATCGCCATGACCGGCGATTACGCTGAACCGACTGAAATAAAAAGCGATAGTACACGCACCAGCCAACACGAGGGTTAGATAAGCTCGCCAATTCCACCGGGACAAGAGTCCGTGAATCAACAAGGCAGGCCAGACCGCAAGGCCCCAGCCAAAACTGAATGTGGCACACACCGAAAATAAACTGCTAAGCAACACTTGTAGAATCTGATGTTTCCATTTCCGCTTCGGAATAGAAACCGCCACCGAGAGTGCAATTACAGAGAAGAGAACTGATACGTAAAGGTGTACCTGATTGGGCCAGACAAGATTCTCCCAATGCATGGGAGATAAAATCAACGCACAACCACACAGCGTGATCGCAATGGCCATCATTGATTGAGGACTGGAACCAAATCTACTTCGACCCGTGATCAACACTACGCTCAATATTGCGAAGAGCTGCATCAATATTTGCGGCAGTAGTCCGAATGAATTAAACACCTTGAAATCGATAC
This region of Verrucomicrobiota bacterium genomic DNA includes:
- a CDS encoding VCBS repeat-containing protein, with the protein product MNPLPLSVGLFCVVAIPLATAEQTLHSFKRLHLDEYYWSEGAALGDLNHDGHTDAISGPYWWEGPGFTKRHEIYPATQRTKTTKHGKEVEFPGFEGDFGSKNAYSTNNFFAFVYDLNGDGWNDVLTYGLPNTPAYLYLNPQGAEQHWERHTVLEHVDNESPTFTDITGDGKPEIVCNYEGDFGYASPDWTNPTALWKFTPITASGDWPRFTHGLGLGDVNGDGRLDLIFKDGWFEQPSSLKENPAWKLHSIQFAPAAAQMYAYDVNGDGRADVVTALAAHGYGLAWHEQLAEKDASGSPLWRSHVFMHKNPDENRYGIAFPELHAVEFFDVDGDGLQDLITGNCYWAHGQALAPGPSEEGVLYWFKLVRNADHSVDWVPNLIDDHSGVGRQIGTGDVNGDGLRDLVIGNKLGTFVFVHEMKDVGPEAWAAAQPKVKFSSAGDQRMESMSIVVHTTRQNGSGLVVQPPATTPTK